From Thermomonas sp. XSG, one genomic window encodes:
- the phhA gene encoding phenylalanine 4-monooxygenase, protein MTTAAPAMSAQPQPRRLESIQTDRGSVPVYATGTVEQPWDSYSDDDHDVWRQLYARQQALLPGRACDAFLQAQARMRMPPDRIPKFSDLNAILGAATGWQIVAVEGLLPEHDFFTHLANRRFPVSWWIRRADQIDYIEEPDLFHDLFGHVPLLMDPMFADYLQAYGEGGVKAHGFGPEALMQLARLYWYTVEFGLIRQQDGLRIYGAGIVSSKGESIHCLESASPNRIGFDLERVMRTRYRIDSYQKTYFVIDSFEQLMDATRPDFAPLYARLAGEAEYPPEAVLVSDRVLHAGTQAD, encoded by the coding sequence ATGACCACAGCCGCCCCCGCCATGTCCGCACAGCCGCAGCCACGCCGCCTCGAAAGCATCCAGACCGACCGCGGTTCGGTGCCGGTCTATGCCACCGGCACGGTGGAACAGCCGTGGGACAGCTATAGCGACGACGACCACGACGTCTGGCGCCAGTTGTATGCGCGCCAGCAGGCCCTGCTGCCCGGTCGCGCCTGCGACGCCTTCCTGCAGGCGCAGGCGCGGATGCGGATGCCGCCGGACCGGATTCCGAAGTTCTCCGACCTCAACGCGATCCTCGGCGCCGCCACCGGCTGGCAGATCGTGGCGGTAGAAGGACTGCTGCCGGAACACGACTTCTTCACCCATCTCGCCAACCGCCGCTTCCCGGTCAGCTGGTGGATCCGCCGCGCCGACCAGATCGACTACATCGAAGAACCCGACCTGTTCCACGACCTGTTCGGCCACGTGCCGCTGCTGATGGACCCGATGTTCGCCGACTACCTGCAGGCCTACGGCGAGGGCGGGGTGAAGGCGCACGGCTTCGGTCCCGAGGCGCTGATGCAGCTGGCGCGGCTGTACTGGTACACGGTGGAATTCGGCCTGATCCGGCAGCAGGACGGGCTGCGCATCTACGGCGCCGGCATCGTCAGCTCGAAGGGCGAATCGATCCACTGCCTGGAATCGGCGTCGCCGAACCGGATCGGCTTCGATCTGGAGCGGGTGATGCGCACCCGCTACCGCATCGACAGCTACCAGAAGACCTATTTCGTCATCGACAGCTTCGAGCAGCTGATGGACGCCACCCGGCCGGATTTCGCGCCGCTCTACGCACGCCTGGCCGGGGAGGCCGAGTATCCGCCGGAAGCGGTGCTGGTTTCCGATCGCGTCCTGCACGCGGGCACCCAGGCCGACTGA
- a CDS encoding RNA polymerase sigma factor, whose amino-acid sequence MNTIAAGAARDYAALDDAALVACVLGGERDAFRQIMQRCNQRMFRVVRGVIRNEAEAEDVVQEAYVHGYEKLGSFRGEASLATWLTRIALNEAYGRLRRRRDSVDIDDINRGAPVAAQLIAFPGHVLGEDPAEEAARAQLRRLLEQAVDELPEAFRLVYVLRDVEGCSVEETASALEIRQETVKTRLHRARRQLREVLASRVSAARVDAFQFMGARCARMTDVVMARIAALPRTQA is encoded by the coding sequence ATGAACACGATTGCAGCAGGCGCCGCGCGCGACTACGCCGCACTGGACGATGCCGCGCTGGTGGCCTGCGTGCTCGGCGGCGAGCGCGATGCGTTCCGGCAGATCATGCAGCGCTGCAATCAGCGCATGTTCCGGGTGGTGCGCGGGGTCATCCGCAACGAGGCCGAGGCCGAGGACGTGGTGCAGGAAGCCTACGTGCACGGCTACGAAAAGCTGGGCAGCTTCCGGGGCGAAGCGTCGCTGGCGACCTGGCTGACCCGCATCGCCCTCAATGAAGCCTATGGTCGCCTGCGCCGGAGGCGCGACAGCGTGGACATCGACGATATCAACAGGGGCGCGCCGGTGGCGGCGCAGCTGATTGCGTTTCCTGGGCACGTGCTGGGCGAGGACCCCGCCGAGGAAGCGGCGCGCGCGCAGCTGCGCCGGCTGCTGGAACAGGCGGTGGATGAACTGCCGGAAGCGTTCCGGCTGGTGTACGTGCTGCGCGACGTGGAAGGCTGCTCGGTGGAAGAAACCGCAAGCGCCCTGGAGATCCGCCAGGAAACCGTGAAAACCCGCCTGCATCGCGCCCGTCGCCAGCTGCGCGAGGTGCTGGCCAGCCGCGTCTCGGCGGCACGGGTGGACGCGTTCCAGTTCATGGGCGCGCGCTGCGCGCGCATGACCGACGTGGTGATGGCGCGGATCGCGGCACTGCCCCGCACGCAGGCTTGA
- a CDS encoding DUF2238 domain-containing protein: protein MSHQPIAVPPSRIERWLLAGGVLAALAISFAITSDRLTWLLEVIWAMVGLALVAWRWQRFPLTRLLCWLLALHALVLIHGGAYTYSLTPGGFWLQELLGTERNPWDRLGHWMQGFVPAILARELLLRLTPLRRGGWLVYLVLAACLSFSAFFELIEWWAALIYGADADAFLATQGDQWDTQWDMFLCLCGAATSLLLLSRWHDRQLGSAVLAGK from the coding sequence ATGTCCCACCAGCCCATCGCCGTCCCGCCCTCACGCATCGAACGCTGGCTGCTGGCCGGCGGCGTACTGGCTGCACTGGCGATCTCGTTCGCCATCACCAGCGACCGCCTGACCTGGTTGCTGGAGGTGATCTGGGCCATGGTCGGGCTGGCACTGGTGGCCTGGCGCTGGCAGCGTTTCCCGTTGACCCGGCTGCTGTGCTGGTTGCTGGCGCTGCACGCGCTAGTGCTGATCCACGGCGGTGCCTACACCTATTCGCTGACCCCGGGCGGGTTCTGGCTGCAGGAGTTGCTGGGCACCGAGCGCAATCCCTGGGATCGGCTGGGCCACTGGATGCAGGGCTTTGTGCCGGCCATCCTCGCCCGCGAACTGTTGCTGCGGTTGACGCCGCTGCGCCGCGGCGGTTGGCTGGTCTATCTGGTGCTCGCCGCCTGCCTGAGCTTCTCGGCGTTCTTCGAGTTGATTGAATGGTGGGCCGCGCTGATCTACGGCGCCGATGCCGACGCCTTCCTCGCCACCCAGGGCGACCAGTGGGACACCCAGTGGGACATGTTCCTGTGCCTGTGCGGTGCGGCCACGTCGCTGCTGCTGTTGTCGCGCTGGCACGACCGCCAACTGGGCTCGGCGGTGCTGGCCGGCAAATAG
- a CDS encoding patatin-like phospholipase family protein, with translation MRVFTAVLACTLLAACASAPPAPAVAPSSAPVAVAPIRVGLALGGGAAKGFAHIGVIKMLEANGIKPVVVSGTSAGSVVGALYASGMDAYALQQKAVALDEASIRDVSLFSGGVVKGQKLQDYVNAQLGERTFEKLKKPLAVVATRLEDGQRTVFVRGNVGQAVRASSSIPGVFEAVGIGKHHYVDGGVVSPVPVDAARDLGADFVVAVDISSKASGAADPSSMLGNVNRSIAIMGQKLGAAELARADVVIRPSVNDIGATDFAQKNRAILEGERAAQAALPQIRARIAALQAQRLAQARQAVETKAAQQREAERKARCAQQTGLLDRLRRDADCK, from the coding sequence ATGCGCGTCTTTACTGCCGTCCTTGCCTGCACGCTCCTTGCCGCTTGCGCCAGCGCACCGCCTGCACCTGCGGTCGCGCCGTCCAGCGCACCGGTCGCCGTCGCGCCGATCAGGGTGGGGCTGGCGCTGGGCGGCGGCGCTGCCAAGGGCTTTGCCCACATCGGTGTGATCAAGATGCTGGAAGCCAATGGCATCAAGCCGGTGGTGGTGTCGGGCACCAGCGCCGGCAGCGTGGTCGGCGCGCTGTACGCCAGCGGCATGGATGCCTACGCGCTGCAGCAGAAGGCGGTGGCGCTGGACGAAGCCAGCATCCGCGACGTCAGCCTGTTCTCGGGCGGCGTGGTGAAGGGCCAGAAGCTGCAGGACTATGTCAACGCGCAGCTGGGCGAACGCACCTTCGAGAAGCTGAAGAAGCCGCTGGCGGTGGTTGCCACCCGGCTGGAAGACGGCCAGCGCACGGTGTTCGTGCGCGGCAACGTCGGCCAGGCGGTGCGCGCGTCCAGCTCGATCCCCGGCGTGTTCGAGGCGGTCGGCATCGGCAAGCACCACTACGTCGATGGCGGCGTGGTCAGCCCGGTGCCGGTGGACGCCGCGCGCGACCTCGGGGCCGACTTCGTGGTGGCGGTGGACATCAGCAGCAAGGCCAGCGGCGCGGCGGATCCGTCCAGCATGCTCGGCAACGTCAACCGCAGCATCGCGATCATGGGCCAGAAGCTGGGCGCGGCCGAACTGGCACGCGCGGACGTGGTGATCCGCCCCAGCGTCAACGACATCGGCGCTACCGATTTCGCGCAGAAGAACCGCGCCATCCTCGAGGGCGAGCGCGCCGCGCAGGCGGCGCTGCCGCAGATCCGCGCCAGGATCGCCGCGCTGCAGGCGCAGCGACTGGCACAGGCCCGCCAGGCCGTGGAAACGAAGGCGGCGCAGCAGCGCGAAGCCGAACGCAAGGCGCGCTGCGCGCAGCAGACCGGCCTGCTGGACAGGCTCCGCCGCGACGCGGACTGCAAATGA
- the folE gene encoding GTP cyclohydrolase I FolE, with protein sequence MLNPLATVPLVFDANDTAAGTPSPSRAEAEAAVRTLIRWAGDDPLRAGLHDTPARVVRAYEEWFGGYAKDPARILGRRFERSGYDDVVLLRDIPLHSTCEHHMAPITGVAHLAYLPGEHVVGLSKLARLVDAYARRLQIQERLTVEIADALQRELQPRGVAVVIRASHGCMTSRGVHVHGSAMVTRRLLGAFEREPWRSDILASLSA encoded by the coding sequence ATGCTGAACCCGCTTGCCACCGTGCCGCTGGTTTTCGATGCAAACGACACTGCTGCCGGAACGCCCAGCCCCAGTCGTGCGGAGGCCGAAGCGGCGGTGCGCACGCTGATCCGCTGGGCCGGCGACGACCCGCTGCGTGCGGGCCTGCACGACACCCCGGCACGGGTGGTGCGCGCCTACGAGGAATGGTTCGGTGGCTATGCCAAGGACCCGGCGAGGATCCTCGGCCGCCGCTTCGAGCGTTCGGGCTACGACGACGTCGTGTTGCTGCGCGACATCCCGCTGCACAGCACCTGCGAACACCACATGGCGCCGATCACCGGCGTGGCGCATCTCGCCTACCTGCCGGGCGAACACGTGGTGGGCCTGTCCAAGCTGGCGCGGCTGGTGGATGCGTATGCGCGGCGGCTGCAGATCCAGGAGCGGCTGACGGTGGAAATCGCCGACGCCCTGCAGCGCGAACTGCAGCCGCGCGGGGTGGCGGTGGTGATCCGCGCCAGCCACGGCTGCATGACCAGCCGCGGGGTGCACGTGCACGGCAGCGCGATGGTGACGCGGCGGTTGCTGGGCGCGTTCGAACGGGAGCCGTGGCGCAGCGATATCCTCGCTTCGCTGTCGGCGTGA
- a CDS encoding FAD-dependent oxidoreductase: protein MAQAAVLSGPDFTAGVALASIPADGVLLGHVGATAVLLALVDRRPHAVSASCTHYGGPLGEGLRVGDEIRCPWHHACFSLRSGKAVRAPAFAPLDCWKVKVEGDRVFVRGEQVAAEAEAGPVASALQDVLIVGGGAAGFACAQRLRERGFAGRITLLSEDSAPPVDRPNLSKDYLAGSAPAEWIPLQPPAYYREHGIDLHLDCAVTALDLRERRVTTRAGQRFGYDALLLATGAEAARIPLPRFDLPNVFTLRSLADADALIRGIADAGTIAVIGSGFIGMEAASALRARGLAVHVVTPEALPLERSLGARLAQHLLDLHRSHGVRFHLQTQAEHFDGHNLRLANGDTLAVDALLVGIGVRPRIQLADAAGLRIENGIVVDDRLRTAAAGVYAAGDVARYPHAGGMARVEHWVHAQRQGQCVADNMLGDDRAFDDPPFFWTHHYGTDLRYLGHGSGWNRIEVDGDPAAHDCLARYYRDDVLVAAAAIGRDRDLLALQAQL from the coding sequence ATGGCACAGGCTGCAGTTCTTTCCGGTCCGGACTTCACCGCCGGCGTGGCGCTGGCGTCCATCCCCGCAGATGGCGTGCTGCTGGGCCACGTCGGCGCAACCGCGGTGCTGCTGGCGCTGGTGGATCGCAGGCCACACGCGGTCTCCGCCAGCTGCACCCACTACGGCGGGCCGCTGGGCGAAGGGCTGCGGGTGGGCGATGAAATCCGCTGCCCCTGGCACCACGCCTGCTTCAGCCTGCGCAGCGGCAAGGCGGTGCGGGCACCGGCATTCGCACCGCTGGACTGCTGGAAAGTGAAAGTGGAGGGCGACCGCGTGTTCGTGCGCGGCGAGCAGGTCGCGGCCGAGGCCGAAGCCGGGCCCGTGGCGTCTGCGCTGCAGGACGTCCTCATCGTCGGCGGCGGCGCGGCCGGTTTCGCCTGCGCCCAACGCCTGCGCGAGCGCGGCTTCGCCGGCCGCATCACCCTGCTCAGCGAAGACAGCGCACCGCCGGTGGACCGGCCCAACCTGTCCAAGGACTATCTGGCAGGCAGCGCACCGGCCGAGTGGATTCCGCTGCAGCCGCCCGCCTACTACCGCGAGCACGGCATCGACCTGCATCTGGATTGCGCGGTGACGGCGCTCGACCTTCGGGAGCGCCGCGTGACCACCCGCGCCGGCCAGCGCTTCGGCTACGACGCACTGCTGCTGGCCACCGGCGCCGAGGCCGCGCGCATCCCGCTGCCGCGCTTCGACCTACCCAACGTGTTCACCCTGCGCAGCCTGGCCGATGCCGACGCGCTGATCCGCGGCATCGCCGATGCCGGCACCATCGCCGTGATCGGCTCCGGCTTCATCGGCATGGAAGCCGCCTCCGCGCTGCGCGCACGCGGGCTGGCGGTGCACGTGGTGACGCCGGAAGCGCTGCCGCTGGAACGCAGCCTCGGCGCCCGGCTGGCGCAGCACCTGCTCGATTTGCACCGCAGCCACGGCGTGCGGTTCCACCTGCAGACCCAGGCCGAGCATTTCGACGGCCACAACCTGCGGTTGGCCAACGGCGACACCCTGGCCGTGGACGCGCTGCTGGTGGGCATCGGCGTGCGCCCGCGGATCCAGCTGGCCGATGCCGCCGGGCTGCGGATCGAAAACGGCATCGTGGTCGACGACCGCCTGCGCACCGCGGCCGCCGGGGTGTATGCCGCGGGCGATGTGGCCCGCTATCCGCACGCCGGCGGGATGGCGCGGGTCGAGCACTGGGTGCACGCGCAGCGGCAGGGCCAGTGCGTGGCCGACAACATGCTGGGTGACGACCGCGCGTTCGATGACCCCCCGTTCTTCTGGACCCACCACTACGGCACCGACCTGCGCTACCTCGGCCACGGCAGCGGTTGGAACCGGATCGAAGTGGACGGCGATCCCGCCGCCCATGACTGCTTGGCGCGCTACTACCGCGACGATGTGCTGGTGGCGGCAGCAGCCATTGGCCGCGACCGCGACCTGCTGGCGCTGCAGGCGCAGCTGTAG
- a CDS encoding DUF1328 family protein: MLKWALIFAVIGLIAGALGFGGIAGGAFGIAKFLFWAAIIIAVVLFLLGVTIFRKVT; the protein is encoded by the coding sequence ATGCTGAAGTGGGCCCTGATTTTCGCCGTGATCGGCCTGATCGCCGGTGCGCTCGGTTTCGGCGGCATCGCCGGCGGCGCGTTCGGGATCGCCAAGTTTCTGTTCTGGGCCGCGATCATCATCGCGGTGGTGCTGTTCCTCTTGGGCGTGACGATCTTCAGGAAGGTGACCTGA
- a CDS encoding DUF2231 domain-containing protein, with amino-acid sequence MSHPIHPAVVHFPVACWSLATVADVVGLLWAPPWLWPLAFVLTVLGCVSGLLAALAGFLELLKLPPEHPAGRTANAHMGLALATWCLYAGSAFLRLHDQQPVPPGTWALALGGAGLLSLLATGWLGGKLVYGYGVGVTTRGA; translated from the coding sequence ATGAGCCATCCCATCCATCCCGCCGTGGTGCATTTCCCGGTGGCCTGCTGGTCGCTGGCTACGGTGGCGGATGTCGTCGGCCTGCTCTGGGCGCCGCCGTGGCTGTGGCCACTGGCGTTCGTGCTGACTGTGCTGGGCTGCGTATCCGGATTGCTGGCGGCGCTGGCAGGGTTCCTGGAGCTGCTCAAGCTGCCGCCCGAGCACCCGGCCGGCCGTACCGCCAATGCGCATATGGGCCTGGCGCTGGCCACCTGGTGCCTGTACGCCGGCAGCGCGTTCCTGCGCCTGCACGACCAGCAGCCGGTACCGCCCGGCACCTGGGCGCTGGCGCTTGGCGGCGCTGGCTTGCTTTCGCTGCTGGCCACCGGCTGGCTGGGCGGCAAGCTGGTGTACGGCTACGGCGTAGGCGTCACCACGCGGGGGGCGTAA
- a CDS encoding Lrp/AsnC family transcriptional regulator, with translation MTGITLDRIDLTLLAELQRAGRQTNAELAERVHLSASACLRRVQRLEREGVIVGYRAEVDPERLGLGLQAFVRVQLKSHDAERIDSFARQVNAWPEVVACHALTGDMDYLLHVVVRNLEHFSRFLLDKLLAQAEVDDVNSSFVLRTVKRAQALPLEADAG, from the coding sequence ATGACCGGTATCACCCTGGATCGGATCGATCTGACCCTGCTCGCCGAGCTGCAGCGGGCGGGACGCCAGACCAACGCGGAGCTGGCCGAACGGGTGCACCTGTCGGCCTCGGCCTGCCTGCGGCGGGTGCAGCGGCTTGAGCGTGAGGGGGTGATCGTCGGCTACCGCGCCGAGGTCGATCCCGAGCGGCTGGGGTTGGGCCTGCAGGCGTTCGTGCGGGTGCAGTTGAAGAGCCACGACGCCGAGCGCATCGACAGCTTCGCCCGCCAGGTCAACGCCTGGCCGGAAGTGGTGGCCTGCCATGCCTTGACCGGCGACATGGACTACCTGCTGCACGTGGTGGTGCGCAACCTGGAGCATTTCTCGCGCTTCCTGCTGGACAAGCTGCTGGCGCAGGCGGAGGTGGACGACGTCAACTCCAGCTTCGTGCTGCGCACGGTCAAGCGCGCGCAGGCGCTGCCGCTGGAGGCGGACGCCGGCTGA
- a CDS encoding class 1 fructose-bisphosphatase, with amino-acid sequence MSHPHISLTRFLIEEQRAGRVNAELRLLVEVVARACKTISIAVGKGALGGVLGEAGTGNIQGEAQKKLDVIANDVLLEANAWGGHLAGLASEEMDHSMPIPDVYPRGNFLLLFDPLDGSSNIDVNVSVGTIFSVLRCPEGVTTPADEDFLQPGTEQVAAGYCVYGPQTTLVLTVGHGTHAFTLDREVGSFLLTTRGMRIPEETKEFAVNASNQRFWEAPMQAYVGDLLAGKDGPRGKDFNMRWIASMVADVHRILTRGGIFSYPLDSKCAPKGGKLRLMYEANPMSFLVEQAGGAASTGRARMLEVQPTGLHMRVPVFLGSKAEVEAAVSYHRSHDAGAA; translated from the coding sequence GTGTCGCATCCGCACATCTCCCTGACCCGCTTCCTGATCGAAGAACAGCGGGCCGGCCGCGTCAATGCGGAGCTGCGCCTGCTGGTCGAAGTGGTGGCGCGCGCCTGCAAGACCATCTCCATCGCCGTGGGCAAGGGCGCGCTGGGCGGCGTGCTGGGCGAGGCCGGCACCGGCAACATCCAGGGCGAGGCGCAGAAGAAGCTCGACGTGATCGCCAACGACGTGCTGCTGGAAGCCAACGCCTGGGGCGGCCATCTGGCTGGGCTGGCGTCCGAGGAAATGGACCACAGCATGCCGATCCCGGATGTGTACCCGCGTGGCAATTTTCTGCTGCTGTTCGATCCGCTGGACGGCAGCTCCAACATCGACGTCAACGTCTCGGTGGGCACCATCTTCTCGGTGCTGCGCTGCCCGGAGGGCGTGACCACCCCCGCCGATGAAGACTTCCTGCAGCCGGGCACCGAGCAGGTCGCGGCCGGCTACTGCGTGTACGGCCCGCAGACCACGCTGGTACTGACCGTCGGCCACGGCACCCATGCCTTCACCCTCGACCGCGAGGTCGGCAGCTTCCTCCTGACCACCCGCGGCATGCGCATCCCGGAGGAGACGAAGGAATTCGCCGTCAACGCCTCCAACCAGCGCTTCTGGGAAGCGCCGATGCAGGCCTACGTCGGCGACCTGCTGGCCGGCAAGGACGGCCCGCGCGGCAAGGACTTCAACATGCGCTGGATCGCCTCGATGGTGGCCGACGTGCACCGCATCCTGACCCGCGGCGGCATCTTCAGCTACCCGCTGGACAGCAAGTGCGCGCCCAAGGGCGGCAAGCTGCGGCTGATGTACGAGGCCAACCCGATGAGTTTCCTGGTAGAGCAGGCCGGCGGTGCCGCCAGCACCGGCCGGGCGCGCATGCTGGAAGTGCAGCCCACCGGCCTGCACATGCGGGTACCGGTGTTCCTGGGCTCGAAGGCGGAAGTGGAGGCTGCGGTGTCCTACCACCGCAGCCACGACGCCGGCGCGGCCTGA
- a CDS encoding TerC family protein: METIGTPLLWLAFGGVVIIALLADLVLMRHGGPHKVSFKEAAWWSIGWVALALAFNGWLWWYTGQRFGAQAGTDIGMEFLTGYLVEKALAVDNIFVFLMLFNYFAVPEMQRQRALVIGIIGAIVLRAILIFAGALLLSKFHWVLYVFGAFLLFTGIKMWRAAGQEPDLESNPVLRWLTGHIPFLRRYHGSALWVGQGRRRKFTPLFIVIVMLGITDVIFAVDSIPAIFAITTDPFIVLTSNVFAVLGLRAMFFLLQGMADRFHLLPYGLALVLVFIGMKMLLIDVYKLPILLSLGTVAVIIGSTIALSLLRPAKPHA, from the coding sequence ATGGAAACGATCGGAACCCCTCTTTTGTGGCTGGCATTCGGCGGCGTGGTGATCATCGCCCTGCTGGCCGACCTGGTGCTGATGCGGCATGGCGGACCGCACAAGGTCAGCTTCAAGGAAGCCGCCTGGTGGAGCATCGGCTGGGTGGCGCTGGCGCTGGCCTTCAACGGCTGGCTGTGGTGGTACACCGGGCAGCGCTTCGGCGCGCAGGCCGGAACCGACATCGGCATGGAATTCCTGACCGGCTATCTGGTCGAGAAGGCGCTGGCGGTCGATAACATCTTCGTGTTCCTGATGCTGTTCAACTATTTCGCGGTGCCGGAGATGCAGCGCCAGCGCGCGCTGGTGATCGGCATCATCGGCGCCATCGTGCTGCGCGCGATCCTGATCTTCGCCGGCGCGCTGCTGCTGTCGAAGTTCCACTGGGTGCTCTACGTGTTCGGCGCCTTCCTGCTGTTCACCGGCATCAAAATGTGGCGCGCCGCCGGCCAGGAGCCCGACCTGGAATCCAACCCGGTGCTGCGCTGGCTGACCGGGCACATCCCGTTCCTGCGCCGCTACCACGGCAGCGCGCTTTGGGTAGGCCAAGGCCGCCGCCGCAAGTTCACCCCGCTGTTCATCGTCATCGTGATGCTGGGCATCACCGACGTGATCTTCGCGGTGGATTCGATCCCGGCGATCTTCGCCATCACCACCGACCCGTTCATCGTGCTGACCTCCAACGTGTTCGCCGTGCTGGGGCTGCGCGCGATGTTCTTCCTGCTGCAGGGCATGGCCGACCGCTTCCACCTGCTGCCCTACGGGCTGGCGCTGGTGCTGGTGTTCATCGGCATGAAGATGCTGCTGATCGATGTCTACAAGCTGCCGATCCTGCTGTCGCTGGGCACGGTGGCGGTGATCATCGGCAGCACCATCGCCCTCAGCCTGCTGCGGCCGGCGAAGCCGCACGCCTGA
- a CDS encoding rhomboid family intramembrane serine protease, with protein MSTITDHQHQSDRGRVRRALNASLAGALLLWLCFAAQQGFDWRFLAVVPQSAAGLAGLLTAPLLHGSVAHVLANTTALLLLGTLAGTVYPKASLRALPLLWLGAGLGAWLLGQPGSHHLGASGITHGLGFLVFVLGLLRRDRAAIAAGMIAFLFYGGMLMSVLPREAGVSWESHLGGALAGIVSAFLFRRSDPQPARQKYSWELEEEFEAEQARRKAEDGFGTFETRAPDDVPVLWQRETPTEARGQVLPFRRRE; from the coding sequence ATGTCCACCATCACCGACCACCAGCACCAGAGCGACCGCGGCCGGGTGCGTCGCGCGCTGAATGCCAGCCTCGCCGGGGCGCTGCTGCTGTGGCTGTGCTTCGCCGCGCAGCAGGGCTTCGACTGGCGCTTCCTGGCGGTGGTGCCGCAGTCGGCCGCGGGGCTTGCGGGCCTGCTGACCGCGCCGCTGCTGCATGGCTCGGTGGCGCACGTGCTGGCCAATACCACCGCGCTGCTGCTGCTCGGCACGCTGGCCGGCACCGTCTATCCGAAGGCCAGCCTGCGCGCGCTGCCGCTGCTGTGGCTGGGCGCAGGACTGGGCGCGTGGCTGCTGGGCCAGCCCGGTTCGCATCACCTCGGCGCCAGCGGCATCACCCATGGGCTGGGTTTCCTGGTGTTCGTGCTGGGCCTGCTGCGGCGCGACCGTGCGGCGATCGCCGCCGGCATGATCGCGTTCCTGTTCTACGGCGGCATGCTGATGAGCGTGCTGCCGCGCGAAGCCGGCGTGTCATGGGAATCGCACCTGGGCGGCGCGCTGGCCGGCATCGTCTCCGCCTTCCTGTTCCGCCGCAGCGACCCGCAGCCGGCGCGGCAGAAATACAGCTGGGAGCTGGAGGAAGAGTTCGAGGCCGAACAAGCCCGCCGCAAGGCCGAAGACGGTTTCGGCACCTTCGAGACCCGCGCGCCCGACGACGTGCCGGTGCTGTGGCAGCGCGAGACGCCGACGGAAGCACGCGGCCAGGTGTTGCCGTTCCGGCGTCGCGAGTGA